A window of Rhododendron vialii isolate Sample 1 chromosome 11a, ASM3025357v1 contains these coding sequences:
- the LOC131307229 gene encoding protein TIC 20-I, chloroplastic-like: MQKKQPFLAPPRTSMEKMPWHIPDPASKGEKVMWWWRILACIPYLISLRDTSKYWEAACSLYPCLEQFKFLTSGFYRVFDKLAKSFVMLYFIAAYFGVVRRKKHPHFLRFNTVMSMILENAFQITEMVSSFLLFAFYGGRTGYQHFWIAPGVVHVLTVLVCMGSSIIGTYVEIPVLSETALNHSKFLY; this comes from the coding sequence ATGCAGAAGAAGCAACCTTTTCTGGCCCCTCCAAGAACTTCCATGGAGAAGATGCCTTGGCATATTCCTGACCCTGCTTCAAAAGGAGAGAAGGTTATGTGGTGGTGGAGAATTCTGGCATGCATCCCATATCTCATATCCCTCCGGGATACATCGAAGTATTGGGAAGCAGCTTGTAGTCTCTACCCATGCTTGGAGCAATTCAAGTTCTTGACATCTGGATTTTACCGGGTTTTTGACAAATTGGCGAAAAGTTTTGTTATGCTATATTTTATCGCTGCATATTTCGGTGTGGTGAGGAGAAAGAAACATCCCCATTTCTTGAGGTTCAATACGGTGATGTCCATGATACTGGAGAATGCCTTTCAGATTACAGAGATGGTGAGCAGTTTCTTACTGTTTGCATTCTATGGGGGCAGAACCGGTTATCAGCATTTTTGGATTGCTCCTGGAGTTGTCCACGTCTTGACGGTGTTGGTATGTATGGGCTCCTCCATAATTGGGACGTATGTTGAAATTCCAGTACTGAGCGAGACAGCTTTAAATCATTCGAAATTCCTGTACTGA